A single Vulcanisaeta distributa DSM 14429 DNA region contains:
- a CDS encoding ATP-binding protein yields MKRVKLNFANQQVEFVDRDLALKLIEEWAGKGTYPVQVIYGPEGCGKSAWLLQSVVLLREFGFEVIYVNPINKEVLAEFGVASLRDEFLRMVREALAQNALGRLAWLAFDFAKELIRVTRGKVAVIVDDAFQVIGVKESALYVKALLNLIEYPPEHYERIVTIVATSEGVSLREIGRHRWAWSTPMWNMPREGFKQLYEQLPGDKPDLEEVWRITGGNPAMLESLYSANWDVGKIIDKITKEKELSPDFIKKWAGHLREAVGDPDYLWFNAPGELINELIERNLIIHFLPKRKPDYWVDTPPPEKDGELGIGRYVAWQTPIHREAVKKALQEVT; encoded by the coding sequence ATGAAGAGGGTCAAACTCAACTTCGCAAATCAACAAGTGGAATTCGTGGATAGGGACCTCGCCCTTAAACTCATTGAGGAGTGGGCTGGGAAAGGCACATACCCGGTGCAGGTCATTTATGGCCCTGAGGGTTGTGGTAAGTCTGCTTGGCTTCTGCAGTCTGTGGTGTTGCTTAGGGAGTTTGGTTTTGAGGTTATTTACGTTAACCCAATTAATAAGGAGGTTCTTGCCGAGTTCGGTGTGGCTAGTCTCAGGGATGAATTCCTTAGGATGGTTAGGGAGGCTCTTGCCCAAAATGCCCTCGGTAGGTTGGCTTGGCTTGCCTTTGACTTCGCCAAGGAGTTGATTAGGGTGACCAGGGGCAAGGTAGCCGTGATAGTCGATGATGCATTCCAAGTCATTGGCGTTAAGGAGTCTGCATTGTACGTGAAGGCACTGCTAAACCTCATTGAGTACCCACCCGAGCATTATGAGAGGATAGTCACGATAGTAGCCACGAGCGAGGGTGTGAGTTTGAGGGAGATTGGTAGGCATAGGTGGGCTTGGTCAACACCCATGTGGAACATGCCTAGGGAAGGCTTCAAGCAACTCTACGAGCAATTACCCGGCGATAAGCCGGACCTCGAAGAGGTTTGGCGAATAACCGGAGGAAACCCAGCAATGCTAGAGAGCCTATACAGCGCCAACTGGGACGTAGGTAAAATCATTGATAAAATCACCAAGGAAAAGGAACTATCACCCGACTTCATTAAGAAGTGGGCGGGTCACCTTAGGGAGGCCGTTGGTGACCCTGATTACCTATGGTTCAACGCACCCGGGGAATTAATCAATGAGTTAATCGAGAGGAACCTCATCATCCACTTCCTACCCAAGAGAAAACCAGACTACTGGGTGGACACACCACCGCCAGAAAAGGATGGGGAGCTGGGCATTGGTAGGTACGTGGCATGGCAAACACCAATACACAGGGAAGCCGTGAAGAAGGCCCTGCAGGAAGTAACATGA
- a CDS encoding ATP-binding protein: MKRVKLNFAGKEIEFVDRDSALRRVAEEWAVKGTFPVQVVLGPEGCGKTAWLLQSIELLREFGFEVVYVNPVNRLALAEISINSLKDEFLRLIKEAIAQNALARIAWIAYNVVYDVIKATRGKIAIIVDDAFQVIGIKESALYVKALLNLIEYPPEHYEKIITIAATSEGVSRREIGRHTWANLRVMWNMPRDGFRQLYDQLPGDKPPFEEVWKLTGGNPRMLERLYNAGWGVKAVIRDMRDEKGLDAFIDSLTSEEKRWLDEAINDPDTLMSRERIPLMNRLIELNLIIEIPQWRDEYLWIDQPPPEKDPELGIGRRVAWQSPLHREAVRSALQGLM; the protein is encoded by the coding sequence ATGAAGAGGGTCAAACTCAACTTCGCAGGCAAGGAAATAGAATTCGTTGATAGAGACTCGGCCCTCAGGAGAGTTGCCGAGGAATGGGCTGTGAAGGGTACCTTCCCAGTCCAGGTTGTCTTGGGGCCTGAGGGTTGTGGTAAGACCGCCTGGTTGCTTCAGTCCATTGAGTTGCTTAGGGAGTTTGGTTTTGAGGTTGTTTATGTTAACCCCGTCAATAGGCTTGCCCTCGCCGAGATAAGCATCAACAGCCTTAAGGATGAGTTCCTGAGACTAATTAAGGAAGCCATTGCTCAGAATGCCCTAGCGAGGATTGCCTGGATAGCATATAATGTGGTTTATGACGTGATTAAGGCGACCAGGGGAAAAATAGCCATCATCGTTGACGACGCCTTCCAGGTAATCGGCATAAAGGAATCAGCCCTATACGTAAAGGCACTACTCAACCTAATAGAGTACCCACCCGAGCACTACGAGAAAATAATCACAATAGCAGCAACGAGCGAGGGCGTGTCGAGGAGGGAGATAGGAAGGCACACGTGGGCTAACCTAAGGGTTATGTGGAATATGCCTAGGGATGGGTTCAGGCAGTTGTATGATCAGTTGCCCGGCGATAAGCCGCCATTCGAGGAGGTCTGGAAATTGACGGGTGGAAATCCGAGGATGTTGGAGAGGCTTTACAATGCTGGTTGGGGTGTGAAGGCCGTCATTAGGGATATGCGTGATGAGAAGGGCCTTGACGCATTCATAGACTCACTTACCAGTGAAGAAAAGCGTTGGCTTGATGAGGCAATCAACGACCCAGACACACTCATGAGCAGGGAAAGAATACCACTAATGAATAGGCTAATCGAGCTAAACCTCATAATCGAAATACCGCAGTGGAGGGATGAATACCTATGGATCGATCAACCACCGCCGGAGAAGGACCCAGAGCTGGGGATTGGCAGGCGCGTCGCGTGGCAATCACCACTGCACAGGGAAGCAGTCAGGAGTGCATTGCAGGGATTAATGTGA
- a CDS encoding ATP-binding protein has protein sequence MRRIKLPLALDLQVEFTDREIALKRIDEWVDRGMRLVEVVLGPEGCGKTAWLLQSVELLRDYGFDVIYINPLNGRVYAEVGIKDLRNELYRLAQEAISQNALARIAWIAYNVINELIKARRGRVAILADDVFQVIGVRESAMYVKALLNLIEYPPAEYERVITIVATSEGVSRREIGRHTWAHLDIMWNMARDGFRQLYEQIPDNKPSLEEAWKLTGGNPRMLGNLYENRWNTDKVISDIISEKRLRTFISSLTNTEKSWLQEATENPDTLMNRERIPLMDKLVELNLIIDDIPERKEYLWIGEPPPEKDGELGIGRYVAWQTPIHREAIRKVLGETKP, from the coding sequence GTGAGGAGGATTAAACTACCCCTGGCCCTAGACCTGCAGGTTGAGTTCACGGACAGGGAGATAGCCCTCAAACGCATTGATGAGTGGGTTGATAGGGGCATGAGGCTTGTGGAGGTTGTCCTAGGGCCTGAGGGTTGTGGTAAGACGGCTTGGCTCCTGCAGTCTGTGGAGTTGCTTAGGGATTATGGCTTCGACGTGATCTACATAAACCCACTCAACGGGCGCGTCTACGCTGAAGTTGGGATTAAGGACCTAAGAAACGAGCTCTACAGGCTCGCCCAGGAGGCGATTAGCCAAAACGCCCTGGCGAGGATTGCGTGGATAGCCTATAACGTAATTAATGAATTAATAAAGGCGAGGAGGGGCAGGGTAGCCATACTCGCAGACGACGTATTCCAGGTGATTGGCGTTAGGGAATCGGCAATGTACGTGAAGGCACTGCTCAACCTAATCGAGTACCCACCAGCCGAGTACGAGAGGGTAATAACAATAGTAGCCACCAGCGAGGGCGTGTCGAGGAGGGAGATAGGAAGGCACACGTGGGCCCACCTAGACATCATGTGGAACATGGCGAGGGACGGCTTTAGGCAACTCTACGAGCAAATACCCGACAATAAGCCAAGCCTCGAGGAAGCGTGGAAGCTAACCGGCGGTAACCCGAGGATGCTGGGAAACCTCTACGAGAACAGGTGGAACACGGATAAGGTAATCAGCGATATAATCAGCGAAAAGAGACTAAGGACGTTCATATCATCCCTCACCAACACCGAGAAATCCTGGCTCCAGGAAGCCACCGAAAACCCAGACACCCTAATGAATAGGGAGAGGATACCTCTCATGGACAAACTCGTCGAATTAAACCTAATAATTGATGATATACCCGAGAGGAAGGAATACCTGTGGATCGGAGAACCACCGCCAGAAAAGGATGGGGAGCTGGGCATTGGTAGGTACGTGGCATGGCAAACACCAATACACAGGGAAGCAATCAGGAAGGTACTAGGGGAGACTAAGCCATGA
- a CDS encoding ATP-binding protein, whose protein sequence is MRRIELRLANVRINFVDRDSAIKWIEQWIDRGMALPHVVYGPEGCGKTAWLMQSAEVLRDHGFEVIYVNPIEGSFIVELGIEKLRNKLMDIIREATSQLTWGRVAWAVIDVAREAIEARVRRLAVIVDDAFQVIGLDRAAIYVKGLLGLLEHPPANYESMIAIAATSEGVSLREIGRHSWSDITPIWNMPKEGFEKLYEQIPGSKPPFEEVWGLTGGNPRMLERLYERGWNADKVIEQLILDREVTREFIRRWRREMEAVLSDPDYLWNEGPRELANELIKRNLIIYGIPSRDPDQWVDTPPPEKDEELGIGRYVAWQSPLHREAVRRALQGLM, encoded by the coding sequence ATGAGGAGGATTGAGCTTAGGCTCGCTAACGTAAGGATTAACTTCGTGGATAGGGATTCAGCGATTAAATGGATTGAGCAATGGATTGATAGGGGTATGGCCCTTCCACACGTAGTCTATGGCCCGGAGGGCTGTGGTAAGACCGCTTGGCTAATGCAGTCGGCTGAGGTGCTGAGGGATCATGGGTTTGAGGTAATCTACGTAAACCCCATCGAGGGTTCATTCATTGTTGAGCTTGGTATTGAAAAACTGAGGAATAAACTAATGGATATAATCCGCGAGGCCACGAGCCAACTCACCTGGGGTAGGGTTGCCTGGGCTGTGATTGACGTTGCCAGGGAGGCCATTGAGGCTAGGGTGCGCAGGCTAGCCGTGATCGTCGATGATGCCTTTCAAGTGATTGGTTTAGACAGGGCAGCCATATACGTCAAGGGACTACTTGGACTGCTCGAACACCCGCCAGCCAATTATGAGAGCATGATAGCAATAGCCGCAACAAGCGAGGGCGTCAGCCTAAGGGAGATTGGAAGGCACTCGTGGTCGGACATCACGCCAATTTGGAACATGCCGAAAGAGGGCTTCGAGAAACTCTATGAGCAGATACCGGGCAGTAAGCCGCCATTCGAGGAGGTGTGGGGATTGACTGGTGGGAATCCGAGGATGCTCGAGAGACTCTACGAGAGGGGTTGGAATGCTGATAAGGTCATTGAGCAGTTAATCCTGGATAGGGAAGTGACTAGGGAGTTCATTAGGCGGTGGAGGAGGGAGATGGAGGCCGTACTTAGCGACCCGGATTACCTATGGAATGAGGGGCCCAGGGAACTCGCCAATGAACTCATCAAGAGGAACCTAATAATCTACGGAATACCCAGCAGGGACCCGGACCAATGGGTGGACACACCACCGCCTGAGAAGGATGAGGAACTCGGGATTGGCCGCTACGTCGCGTGGCAGTCGCCACTGCATAGAGAGGCGGTTAGGAGGGCGTTGCAGGGGTTAATGTGA
- a CDS encoding ATP-binding protein — translation MRRIRLSLALSLAVEFVDRDLAMRRVEEWAEKGAGFPKVIYGPEGCGKTAWLLQSVELLRDYGFDVIYINPIEQRFMAEVGVEDVRKRLVEILREATSDAWVRAVWVIIDLARELIRMRRGRLAVIVDDAFQVIGLDKAAVYVKGLLGLIEHPPGDYEKIVTIVATSEGVSLREIGRHEWSDIMPMWNMPKEGFRQLYNQIPGDKPPFDEVWRITGGNPRMLERFYENNWSVDKVVNEVINRNKLRRFARSLSSVKRAWLMEAVNDPDTLFARERIPFMDRLVELNLIIDDVPERREYLWIDQPPPEKDEELGIGKYVAWQSPIHREAVKRVLESLK, via the coding sequence GTGAGAAGGATAAGGCTATCCCTAGCGCTAAGCCTGGCGGTTGAGTTCGTGGATAGAGACCTAGCAATGAGACGCGTTGAGGAATGGGCCGAGAAGGGTGCTGGGTTTCCGAAGGTCATCTATGGGCCTGAGGGTTGTGGTAAGACGGCTTGGCTCCTGCAGTCTGTGGAGTTGCTTAGGGATTATGGCTTCGACGTGATCTACATAAACCCCATTGAGCAGAGGTTCATGGCTGAGGTGGGCGTTGAGGATGTTAGGAAGAGACTGGTTGAGATCCTCCGTGAGGCCACCAGCGACGCCTGGGTCAGGGCTGTGTGGGTGATCATTGACCTAGCCAGGGAATTAATAAGGATGAGGAGGGGTAGACTGGCGGTTATCGTCGACGACGCCTTCCAAGTCATAGGCCTTGATAAGGCGGCCGTATATGTCAAGGGACTGCTCGGGCTAATAGAACACCCACCTGGGGATTACGAGAAAATAGTCACGATAGTAGCCACGAGTGAGGGTGTGAGTTTGAGGGAGATTGGTAGGCATGAGTGGTCCGACATAATGCCCATGTGGAACATGCCGAAGGAAGGCTTTAGGCAGTTGTATAATCAAATACCCGGCGATAAGCCACCGTTCGACGAGGTTTGGCGAATAACCGGAGGAAACCCAAGGATGTTGGAGAGATTCTATGAGAATAATTGGAGTGTTGATAAGGTGGTTAATGAGGTGATTAATAGAAATAAGTTAAGGCGATTCGCAAGGTCTCTCTCAAGCGTCAAGAGGGCTTGGCTCATGGAGGCGGTTAATGATCCTGACACGTTATTCGCTAGGGAGAGGATACCTTTCATGGACAGACTGGTTGAATTGAACCTGATAATTGATGATGTGCCCGAGAGGAGGGAGTACCTATGGATAGACCAACCACCACCAGAAAAGGATGAGGAACTAGGGATCGGCAAGTACGTCGCATGGCAAAGCCCAATACATAGGGAAGCCGTTAAGAGGGTCCTTGAATCCCTGAAGTAA
- a CDS encoding glycosyltransferase family 2 protein produces MASGVGNKLLDLVTVVIPTRDEVKGIGLVLDELIGVGVPRDRVLVVDGGSTDGTVDVALRYGVRVVQQEGRGKAMAIWTALKYVSTPYMLVMDGDYSYPAKHVLELVEEIVRTGADEVIGVRRPLPGSQRLIYRFGNWLLTRVFNLLFDTRLHDVLSGMYVVRVEALRDAVAEVGGFSIEAHIAAHMVSTGRVIREIPIEYRRRVGKKKLGVKDGLAIFGDMVRLTTRYNPMLILFLIGALLLIPGLALGAYVGYWYLFYGIKYYLKGLVAIMLTLIGLQFLGMAAMAIYMKRMEYRLRKAIESLRRDPGVEHIPSGHDR; encoded by the coding sequence ATGGCTAGTGGCGTTGGCAATAAATTGCTGGACCTAGTTACCGTGGTCATACCAACGCGAGACGAGGTTAAGGGTATTGGGCTCGTCCTCGATGAACTCATTGGAGTTGGTGTTCCCAGGGATAGGGTCCTCGTTGTTGATGGTGGTAGCACTGATGGTACTGTGGATGTGGCTTTGAGGTATGGTGTTAGGGTTGTTCAGCAGGAGGGTAGGGGTAAGGCCATGGCCATCTGGACTGCGCTCAAGTACGTTAGCACGCCGTACATGCTCGTGATGGACGGCGACTACTCATACCCAGCCAAGCACGTTTTGGAGTTGGTCGAGGAGATCGTGAGGACTGGGGCTGATGAGGTGATTGGTGTCAGGAGGCCTTTGCCCGGTAGTCAGAGGCTCATTTATAGGTTTGGTAATTGGTTGTTGACTAGGGTCTTCAACCTGCTCTTCGACACGAGGCTTCACGACGTATTAAGTGGCATGTACGTAGTCAGGGTTGAGGCCTTGAGGGACGCGGTTGCTGAGGTTGGTGGGTTCAGTATTGAGGCTCATATAGCGGCTCACATGGTTAGTACGGGCAGGGTGATTAGGGAGATACCCATTGAGTATAGGCGTAGGGTTGGTAAGAAGAAGCTCGGTGTAAAGGATGGCCTGGCGATATTCGGCGACATGGTGAGACTAACCACAAGGTATAACCCCATGCTAATCCTATTCCTAATAGGCGCATTACTACTCATACCGGGGCTCGCCCTAGGTGCCTACGTTGGTTATTGGTACCTGTTTTATGGGATTAAGTATTACTTGAAGGGTTTGGTTGCCATAATGCTCACGTTAATCGGCCTACAATTCCTCGGAATGGCGGCCATGGCAATATACATGAAGAGGATGGAGTACAGGCTCAGGAAGGCGATTGAGTCATTACGTAGGGACCCTGGCGTGGAACACATACCTAGTGGCCATGATAGGTAG
- a CDS encoding haloacid dehalogenase type II, producing the protein MRVLAFDVYGTLFDVNSIGRRLGDMGFVELWRRKQLEYTWLLTIMGKWMSFREVTRMALEYALTQYRIDKPVDELMRYWEELEPFSDVYLLRGLVGRVRMYVLTNGDEGMVKPLLSRWGLADLFNGVFTAERVRAYKPSPAIYRTFLDFIGEPGSEVCLVSSNYFDVAGAKNAGVCAIHLNRRGSPPELGVVADAEVRSIEGLVSLFKP; encoded by the coding sequence ATGAGGGTTTTGGCCTTTGATGTTTATGGGACCCTCTTTGACGTTAATAGTATTGGTAGGAGGTTGGGTGACATGGGCTTTGTTGAGTTGTGGAGGAGGAAGCAGTTAGAGTATACCTGGCTATTGACAATAATGGGTAAGTGGATGAGCTTTAGGGAGGTCACCAGAATGGCCCTTGAGTACGCCCTAACGCAATACAGGATTGATAAGCCAGTCGATGAGTTAATGAGATATTGGGAGGAGCTCGAGCCATTCAGTGATGTTTACCTACTCAGGGGGCTCGTGGGTAGGGTTAGGATGTACGTCCTCACCAACGGTGATGAGGGCATGGTGAAACCGCTACTGAGTAGATGGGGCCTCGCGGACTTATTCAACGGGGTATTCACCGCGGAGAGGGTTAGGGCTTACAAGCCGAGCCCGGCGATCTACAGGACCTTCCTTGACTTCATCGGTGAGCCTGGGAGTGAGGTTTGCCTGGTCTCCTCAAACTACTTCGACGTGGCTGGCGCCAAGAATGCCGGCGTGTGCGCAATCCACCTAAACAGGAGGGGCTCACCGCCTGAGCTTGGCGTTGTGGCTGATGCTGAGGTTAGGAGTATTGAGGGGTTGGTAAGTCTCTTCAAGCCCTAA